One region of Crateriforma spongiae genomic DNA includes:
- the zwf gene encoding glucose-6-phosphate dehydrogenase, translating into MTDTIVIFGASGDLTSRKLIPALYSMFAKKRLAKTTRIVGVSRSKFEHQQWRDSLRETTAKFSPKLFDAETWDQFSQHVFYHPGDIKSAEDFTSLAGFLSEIEDTPADGRLYYLSTMPQLYEEAIRQLGAAGLADDSDGYRRVIIEKPFGTDLESARKLNESIHQVFREDQIYRIDHYLGKETVQNIFAMRFGNTIFEPLWNRNYVDHVQITVAEEVVIGRRAGYYDTSGILRDMFQNHLLQLMMITAMEPPAKYDSTMNRDEKVKVLHSIRPMTGGDFANHTVRGQYDGYLDEEGVPANSQTETFAALKLYCDTWRWKNVPFYLRSGKGLSCRTTQIVIQFRQVPHMLFGEVGKSPDRNRLVIQVQPAEGIQIHFQTKVPDAGMKTRTSTLDFNFCRNGGSMPDAYQRLLMDAISGDASLFARSDEVELAWGIIDPIIEAWRSPAAPPLFRYPAGFWGPTESTDWMAKQKREWFDVCPVIG; encoded by the coding sequence ATGACCGACACGATCGTGATCTTTGGCGCTTCGGGCGACCTGACCAGTCGGAAACTGATCCCCGCCTTGTATAGCATGTTTGCCAAGAAACGCTTGGCCAAGACGACGCGAATTGTCGGCGTGTCGCGCAGCAAGTTTGAACACCAGCAGTGGCGGGATTCGCTACGCGAGACGACGGCGAAGTTTTCGCCCAAGTTGTTCGACGCCGAAACGTGGGATCAATTCAGCCAACACGTCTTTTATCACCCCGGTGACATCAAGAGCGCCGAAGACTTCACGTCATTGGCGGGCTTTCTGAGCGAGATCGAAGACACACCGGCCGACGGACGGCTGTACTATCTGTCGACGATGCCTCAGTTGTACGAAGAAGCCATTCGCCAACTGGGGGCCGCCGGGTTGGCCGATGATAGCGACGGCTATCGCCGGGTGATCATTGAAAAACCCTTCGGAACGGATTTGGAATCGGCCCGCAAACTGAACGAGTCGATTCATCAAGTCTTTCGCGAAGACCAGATCTATCGTATCGACCACTACTTGGGCAAAGAAACGGTCCAAAACATCTTTGCGATGCGTTTCGGAAACACGATTTTCGAACCGCTGTGGAATCGAAACTACGTCGATCACGTCCAAATCACGGTGGCCGAAGAGGTCGTTATCGGTCGTCGTGCCGGGTACTACGACACGTCGGGCATCTTGCGCGACATGTTCCAGAATCACCTGTTGCAACTGATGATGATCACGGCGATGGAACCGCCGGCGAAATACGATTCGACGATGAATCGTGACGAAAAGGTCAAAGTGCTGCACAGCATCCGCCCGATGACCGGCGGCGATTTTGCCAACCACACCGTTCGCGGCCAGTACGACGGATACCTGGACGAAGAAGGTGTTCCGGCCAACAGCCAAACGGAAACCTTTGCCGCACTGAAACTGTACTGCGATACTTGGCGATGGAAAAACGTGCCGTTTTATCTGCGCAGTGGCAAAGGTTTGTCCTGTCGCACGACGCAGATTGTCATCCAATTCCGGCAGGTTCCCCACATGTTATTCGGGGAAGTCGGAAAGTCGCCGGATCGCAACCGTTTGGTGATTCAGGTCCAGCCGGCCGAAGGCATCCAGATCCACTTTCAAACCAAAGTGCCCGACGCCGGGATGAAAACGCGGACCAGCACGCTGGACTTCAATTTCTGTCGCAACGGCGGGTCAATGCCCGACGCGTACCAACGGCTGTTGATGGATGCCATCAGCGGTGACGCCAGCCTGTTTGCACGCAGCGACGAAGTCGAATTGGCCTGGGGCATCATCGACCCGATCATCGAAGCATGGCGCAGTCCCGCGGCGCCGCCGCTGTTCCGGTATCCCGCCGGATTCTGGGGACCCACCGAAAGCACCGACTGGATGGCCAAGCAGAAACGGGAATGGTTCGACGTGTGCCCGGTGATCGGATGA
- the yidD gene encoding membrane protein insertion efficiency factor YidD, whose product MLQRLAIAAVRMYQTTISPLIGASCRYTPTCSEYTVQAIQKYGLCRGIWKGVCRIARCHPFSRGGYDPP is encoded by the coding sequence ATGCTTCAGCGTTTGGCCATCGCCGCGGTGCGTATGTATCAGACCACGATCAGCCCGCTGATCGGTGCCAGTTGCCGGTACACGCCCACATGCAGCGAGTACACCGTTCAAGCGATTCAGAAATACGGTCTGTGCCGGGGAATTTGGAAAGGCGTCTGCCGCATCGCGCGGTGCCATCCGTTTTCCCGCGGCGGATATGACCCGCCCTAA
- a CDS encoding Gfo/Idh/MocA family protein, with translation MVHSSVSADSPSGDIGVAVCGVNGRGGSHLAAFMKEPRTVVNVIVDIDEAVGQKRASEVEREQGKRPVVISDVREAVQRDDVKVVSCATPNHWHALIGVLAMQNGKDVYLEKPISHNVQEGSALVAAAKKYGRMLQTGTQCRSSTACQDAVEFIKSGGIGEVKFARGLCYKRRKSIGALGDYEIPEQVDFNLWSGPATLTDPKLTRQRFHYDWHWQRHYGNGDLGNQGPHQTDIARWGLGVNVQPNSILTYGGRLGYQAERNDPNYVDAGDTGNTEVSIYDYGDKCIVFETRGLSVDNSDDDEINKLFGFKKGNKIGVIFYGSDGYLAQTSYGSCEAFDKNMNSIKKFGHQSKYGDGFNLNDDHFMNFLDAVQTRDASVLHADANTGHLSASVSHLGNISYYLGEDNKVSPDELKQQLASVKSLDDNIETANRTLKHLTDNGVDLDKYPVSLGPLLKFDPETEKFLNNDQANELLTRQYRDGFEVPAPADV, from the coding sequence ATGGTCCATTCGTCGGTATCGGCCGACAGCCCCAGCGGTGACATCGGTGTCGCGGTTTGCGGTGTCAACGGACGTGGCGGCAGCCACCTGGCCGCATTCATGAAAGAACCTCGCACGGTCGTCAACGTGATCGTCGACATCGACGAAGCGGTGGGACAAAAACGTGCCAGCGAGGTCGAACGAGAACAGGGTAAACGTCCCGTTGTCATCTCCGATGTCCGTGAAGCAGTCCAGCGGGATGACGTCAAAGTCGTCAGCTGTGCGACGCCGAACCACTGGCACGCATTGATCGGCGTTCTGGCGATGCAAAACGGCAAAGACGTTTATCTGGAAAAACCCATCAGCCACAACGTTCAAGAAGGCAGCGCCCTGGTGGCCGCCGCCAAGAAGTACGGCCGCATGTTGCAAACCGGCACCCAATGCCGCAGCAGCACCGCGTGCCAGGACGCGGTCGAGTTCATCAAGTCGGGCGGCATCGGCGAAGTCAAGTTCGCACGCGGCCTGTGTTACAAACGCCGCAAGTCGATCGGTGCATTGGGCGACTATGAAATCCCCGAACAAGTCGACTTTAATCTGTGGAGCGGTCCGGCCACGTTGACGGATCCCAAACTGACTCGGCAACGCTTCCATTACGATTGGCACTGGCAACGTCACTACGGCAACGGCGACTTGGGCAACCAAGGTCCGCACCAAACCGACATCGCGCGTTGGGGCTTGGGCGTCAACGTCCAACCCAATTCGATCCTGACCTATGGCGGTCGGCTGGGCTATCAAGCCGAACGTAACGACCCCAACTATGTCGATGCCGGCGACACCGGAAACACCGAAGTTTCGATCTATGATTACGGCGACAAGTGCATCGTGTTCGAAACACGTGGTCTGTCAGTGGACAATTCCGACGACGACGAAATCAACAAGCTGTTCGGGTTTAAAAAGGGCAACAAGATCGGCGTGATCTTTTACGGCAGCGACGGATACTTGGCCCAAACCAGCTATGGCAGCTGCGAGGCGTTCGACAAGAACATGAATTCGATCAAGAAGTTCGGTCACCAGTCGAAGTATGGCGATGGGTTCAACCTGAACGACGATCACTTCATGAACTTTCTGGACGCCGTGCAAACCCGTGACGCTTCGGTGCTGCACGCCGACGCGAACACCGGCCACCTGTCGGCATCGGTCAGCCACCTGGGCAACATTTCGTACTACTTGGGTGAAGACAACAAGGTTTCACCGGACGAACTGAAGCAACAACTGGCCAGTGTGAAGAGTCTGGATGACAATATCGAAACGGCCAATCGCACCTTGAAGCATTTGACCGACAACGGCGTTGACCTGGACAAGTATCCGGTTTCTCTGGGACCGCTGTTGAAGTTCGATCCGGAAACTGAAAAGTTCCTGAACAACGACCAGGCCAACGAATTGCTGACGCGACAGTACCGCGACGGATTTGAGGTCCCCGCACCGGCGGACGTTTGA
- a CDS encoding sugar phosphate isomerase/epimerase family protein, with protein sequence MAELKLAVRLDAIPIDTRRPGGLKKALIAAAALRVDAVELCARQTVRPSELSDTGVRQLRKMLDDLNLRVAAIRFQTRRGYDNPSDLERRVDATKQALSFAYRLGAPVVVNQIGRVQPMPQTDGDEETPQPLSPEMQQLQLVLDDLGRYGARVGAVLAAETGSESGPDLESMLRLSDQAFIAAALNPGQLIINRFDVDEAIAALGNRIHLVCAVDGVLDFAAGRGLMVPLGQGTADFPNLLGRLEDLPYRGPFVVGRGDMPDESAMAEIADGISYLRSL encoded by the coding sequence ATGGCAGAACTGAAACTGGCCGTCCGTCTGGACGCCATTCCGATCGATACCCGACGCCCCGGCGGGCTCAAGAAAGCATTGATCGCCGCGGCGGCATTGCGGGTCGATGCCGTGGAACTTTGTGCCCGACAGACGGTCCGGCCTTCGGAATTATCGGACACGGGCGTTCGGCAATTGCGGAAAATGCTGGATGATTTGAATTTGAGGGTCGCAGCGATCCGGTTTCAAACGCGGCGCGGATATGACAACCCGAGTGATTTAGAACGGCGCGTCGACGCGACAAAGCAGGCGTTGTCGTTCGCCTATCGCTTGGGGGCACCGGTGGTGGTCAACCAAATCGGGCGTGTTCAACCGATGCCACAAACCGATGGCGATGAAGAGACGCCGCAGCCGTTGTCGCCGGAGATGCAGCAGTTGCAATTGGTCCTGGATGACCTGGGACGCTATGGCGCACGCGTCGGCGCGGTCTTGGCCGCTGAAACGGGTTCAGAAAGCGGGCCTGATCTGGAAAGCATGCTGCGGTTGTCCGACCAAGCGTTCATTGCCGCCGCGCTGAACCCCGGCCAATTGATCATCAACCGATTTGATGTCGATGAAGCGATCGCGGCGCTGGGCAACCGGATTCACTTGGTTTGCGCCGTCGATGGCGTGCTGGATTTTGCCGCCGGCCGTGGACTGATGGTCCCCTTGGGTCAGGGGACTGCGGACTTTCCAAACTTGTTGGGGCGACTGGAAGACTTGCCCTATCGCGGCCCCTTTGTCGTGGGCCGCGGCGACATGCCGGACGAATCGGCAATGGCCGAAATTGCCGACGGGATCAGTTACCTCCGGTCGTTGTAG